A stretch of the Streptococcus suis genome encodes the following:
- a CDS encoding AI-2E family transporter, which translates to MNLKLKEQLILLIFAGMVLLTVLNWSTVYSGILTVLGSMNSLLIGGLFAFILNVPMKKIEDLIEKVSFLKKSKRALAILGVLIAFILIVTGLVLIVLPTLVTTVSELVSVSSTAVPKSINAFTAFLQSYGLLSGQIGEQVTSLLDQLKNLTFVSSLVTPILSGLVSNVTGIFSNTMTLAMAFFFTLAILGSKEHLLSMTQKLLQAILPTKAVKVVNYIGEVIIDTYDRFLMSQIVEACIIGVLVFVSYSVSGIPYASMAGILAGVLSFVPYIGPFSACLISALFVAVQNPLLALWSIVLFQIIQLIEGNVIYPRVVGQSVGLPTVFTLAAALIGGNLFGLLGMVFFTPIFAVIYRLVKEWVYSRLKTKNQIVEGK; encoded by the coding sequence TTTTTGCTGGAATGGTCTTATTAACAGTTTTAAATTGGTCAACAGTTTATAGCGGAATCTTAACGGTACTTGGGAGCATGAACTCACTTCTTATTGGTGGACTTTTTGCCTTTATATTAAATGTTCCAATGAAAAAAATAGAGGACTTGATTGAAAAAGTTTCTTTTTTAAAAAAATCCAAGCGAGCTCTTGCCATCTTGGGTGTACTCATTGCCTTCATCTTAATCGTCACAGGACTGGTTCTTATTGTTCTACCAACGCTTGTAACAACTGTATCGGAATTAGTTTCCGTTAGCAGTACAGCCGTTCCGAAATCGATCAATGCTTTTACAGCATTTTTACAGTCTTATGGCCTGCTATCTGGTCAGATTGGTGAACAAGTTACGAGTCTATTGGATCAATTGAAGAATTTGACCTTTGTATCCAGTCTCGTGACGCCGATACTTTCTGGACTCGTCTCAAATGTGACAGGGATTTTCTCGAATACAATGACGTTAGCCATGGCTTTCTTCTTTACCTTAGCCATTTTGGGTAGCAAGGAACACTTACTATCTATGACACAAAAATTATTACAAGCTATCCTACCGACAAAAGCTGTCAAGGTAGTCAATTATATTGGAGAAGTGATTATTGATACCTATGATCGATTCTTGATGAGCCAGATTGTCGAAGCGTGTATCATCGGGGTTTTGGTATTTGTAAGTTACTCTGTTTCAGGAATCCCTTATGCAAGCATGGCTGGGATCTTAGCAGGTGTATTGTCCTTTGTGCCCTATATTGGTCCATTTTCAGCATGTCTAATCAGTGCTCTCTTTGTTGCTGTTCAAAATCCATTGCTGGCTCTGTGGTCTATTGTACTCTTCCAAATTATACAATTAATTGAAGGAAATGTGATCTACCCCCGTGTTGTCGGGCAGTCTGTAGGACTTCCTACTGTATTTACTTTGGCAGCAGCATTGATAGGTGGTAATTTATTTGGTCTGTTAGGTATGGTCTTCTTCACACCGATCTTTGCAGTTATTTATCGATTGGTAAAAGAATGGGTATATAGTCGACTAAAAACAAAAAATCAGATTGTTGAAGGAAAGTGA
- a CDS encoding aminoacyltransferase, which translates to MSYTYTIGITVEEHDTFVKNSHQANLLQSSSWADVKVGWQNERLGFYKDGKLVAVASVLIRKLLSPASFTVIYIPRGPVMDYQDKELVSFVLTSLKEFGNLHRSIFIKFDPFLLLSKRDMDGKIEDSQQTFEIKDLLVDLGCNWSGRSKMMGDTIQPTHHAVLYKDVFSENSLHKRVRQNIRTARNKGLEISIGREELLDDFSELLKKTEKRKAIHLRGKEYYHRILTAYPEDSYLTVAYLNVVDRSDHITQQVEKLIEEKNTFTSKTRQTKVDNNLKELNRLNTELDFLSSLMETKGSFVPLAGTLTINFGTTSENIYAGMDEDFKRYQPALLTWVETAKQAFERGASWQNLGGIEPKLDGGLYQFKSQFNPTIEEYIGEFDLILSPILYNILQAILKKIKKLRNIKHDIFSDK; encoded by the coding sequence ATGAGTTACACATATACAATTGGTATAACTGTGGAAGAGCATGATACATTTGTAAAGAATTCTCATCAGGCAAATCTCTTGCAAAGTAGTTCTTGGGCTGATGTAAAAGTTGGTTGGCAAAATGAGAGACTAGGTTTTTACAAGGATGGTAAATTGGTTGCAGTCGCCTCTGTGTTGATCCGAAAACTGCTTTCTCCAGCAAGCTTTACAGTCATTTACATACCAAGGGGTCCAGTGATGGACTATCAAGACAAAGAGCTGGTTTCTTTTGTCCTAACTTCTTTAAAGGAGTTTGGAAACCTACATCGAAGTATTTTTATTAAGTTTGATCCATTCTTGCTCCTTTCAAAACGGGATATGGATGGAAAAATAGAAGATAGTCAACAGACATTTGAGATAAAAGATTTGTTGGTTGACTTAGGCTGTAACTGGTCAGGTCGCTCTAAAATGATGGGTGATACAATTCAACCAACCCATCATGCGGTTTTATATAAGGATGTTTTTTCAGAAAATTCCTTACATAAACGGGTTCGTCAAAACATTCGCACTGCGAGAAATAAAGGACTTGAGATTAGCATTGGTCGAGAAGAATTGTTAGATGATTTTTCTGAGTTGTTGAAAAAAACTGAGAAGCGAAAAGCTATCCACTTACGTGGAAAAGAGTACTATCACCGAATTTTAACAGCATACCCAGAAGATTCTTATTTGACTGTGGCATATTTAAATGTAGTTGATCGATCTGATCACATCACGCAGCAAGTTGAAAAATTAATAGAAGAAAAAAATACATTTACTTCAAAAACACGTCAAACTAAAGTTGATAATAATTTAAAAGAATTGAATAGATTGAACACTGAATTAGATTTCTTATCTTCCTTGATGGAAACGAAGGGAAGTTTTGTTCCATTGGCAGGAACATTGACCATCAATTTTGGAACAACATCTGAAAACATTTATGCTGGGATGGATGAAGATTTTAAACGTTATCAGCCAGCTCTTCTAACTTGGGTAGAGACAGCTAAGCAAGCATTTGAACGTGGTGCAAGTTGGCAAAACTTGGGTGGAATTGAACCAAAATTGGATGGTGGATTATATCAGTTTAAGTCACAATTTAATCCTACTATTGAGGAGTATATTGGAGAATTTGATCTGATACTTTCGCCCATTCTCTATAATATTCTTCAAGCTATCCTGAAAAAAATAAAGAAGTTGAGGAACATTAAACATGACATTTTCTCAGATAAGTAA
- a CDS encoding aminoacyltransferase: MTFSQISKNEFVQHCKLVSEKSFFQSLEMGELLTKRGYDVRFVGYRDNSSTIVISSLVFCKKMFGGLYMELNSGPVVSDNSYLDKFFQSLRDYAKHEGVLELVVKPSQTYQTFDSNGQPLGFEDTHLIEMLTKNDFQYDGLQTGYPNGEPVWHYVKDLEGITEDTLVSSFSKKGKVLSKKANSFGLNITRLTKDELPRFKAITEATSNRRDYTDKPLEYYQDLFDTFSDGADFLIASLNLTTYLDLLHSQEDKLKKIAENLVQDLSINPKSRKKGNELREIESQIESFEQRKQNAEQWINKYGTSDIDIAASLFIYTKQELVYLFSGSLEEFSSFYAPIILQEFAMKKAIKKSIKFYNFLGITGLFDGSDGVLRFKQNFNGYILRKPGTFHYFPHPVRYKIIQVIKKIVFTLTGK, from the coding sequence ATGACATTTTCTCAGATAAGTAAGAATGAATTTGTTCAGCACTGCAAGCTCGTAAGTGAAAAATCGTTTTTTCAATCCCTTGAAATGGGAGAACTTCTAACTAAACGAGGTTACGATGTTCGATTTGTTGGGTATCGAGATAACAGTTCTACTATCGTTATTTCAAGTCTAGTGTTCTGTAAGAAGATGTTTGGCGGTCTCTATATGGAGTTAAACTCTGGTCCAGTCGTTAGTGATAACAGTTATCTGGACAAATTTTTTCAGTCGTTAAGAGATTATGCAAAACATGAGGGTGTTTTGGAGCTGGTCGTTAAACCTTCTCAAACCTATCAAACTTTCGATAGTAATGGTCAGCCGTTAGGTTTTGAGGATACTCATTTGATTGAGATGTTGACTAAGAATGATTTTCAGTATGATGGTTTACAAACGGGTTATCCAAATGGAGAGCCAGTTTGGCATTATGTGAAGGATTTGGAGGGGATTACTGAAGATACCTTAGTATCCTCCTTTAGTAAAAAAGGGAAAGTTCTTAGTAAGAAGGCTAATAGCTTTGGACTGAATATTACTAGATTAACAAAGGATGAACTACCACGATTTAAAGCTATAACAGAAGCTACTTCAAACAGAAGAGATTATACAGATAAACCGTTAGAATATTATCAAGATCTATTTGATACATTTAGTGATGGAGCAGATTTCTTGATTGCAAGTTTGAATCTGACTACCTATCTAGATTTATTACATTCTCAAGAAGATAAATTGAAAAAAATAGCAGAGAATTTAGTGCAAGATTTGAGTATAAATCCGAAATCTAGAAAAAAAGGGAATGAACTACGCGAAATCGAAAGTCAAATAGAGAGTTTTGAGCAACGAAAACAAAATGCTGAACAATGGATCAATAAATATGGAACATCTGATATAGATATTGCTGCTAGTTTGTTTATATATACTAAACAAGAATTGGTGTATTTATTTAGTGGTTCACTTGAGGAGTTCAGTAGTTTCTATGCTCCAATCATTTTACAAGAATTCGCAATGAAGAAGGCAATAAAAAAATCTATCAAGTTTTATAATTTCTTAGGGATTACGGGCTTATTCGATGGCTCGGATGGTGTTCTTCGCTTTAAGCAAAATTTTAATGGGTATATTTTGCGAAAACCAGGAACGTTTCATTACTTCCCACATCCTGTTCGCTACAAAATAATACAAGTAATCAAAAAAATAGTATTTACATTGACAGGAAAGTGA
- the nrdR gene encoding transcriptional repressor NrdR → MRCPKCHSLKSSVIDSRQAEDGNTIRRRRSCDQCGQRFTTYERIEEKTLVVVKKDGTREQFSREKIFNGIIRSAQKRPVSTSDIDEVVNRVEQKVRSISDAEIESDVIGNFVMEELVELDEITYVRFASVYRSFKDVGELENLLKQMISKGSKVKTGIIDEAK, encoded by the coding sequence ATGCGTTGTCCAAAATGTCATAGTTTAAAATCAAGTGTAATAGACAGCCGTCAAGCAGAAGATGGCAACACAATTCGTCGTCGTCGCTCGTGTGACCAATGTGGTCAACGTTTTACCACATATGAACGGATTGAGGAAAAAACATTAGTTGTTGTTAAAAAAGATGGTACCAGAGAACAATTTTCTCGCGAAAAAATCTTTAATGGAATTATTCGTTCTGCCCAAAAGCGTCCTGTATCAACCAGTGATATAGACGAAGTGGTTAACCGCGTAGAACAAAAGGTCCGATCAATTAGTGATGCTGAAATTGAAAGTGACGTAATTGGTAATTTTGTGATGGAAGAATTGGTTGAATTAGATGAAATTACCTATGTACGTTTTGCTTCAGTCTATCGTTCGTTCAAGGATGTTGGTGAATTAGAAAATCTGCTCAAACAAATGATTTCGAAAGGGAGCAAGGTAAAAACGGGAATAATAGATGAAGCCAAATGA
- a CDS encoding replication initiation/membrane attachment protein, producing the protein MKPNDLFTYIKTNAFIPDVVSLSQCYQPIIGFDALALYYYFYSFSDQGQGRFKWTSILNHMDFGMNRLEKALDVLTAMELLQLYRADELTGIAVKAPLTVKNFLAKPLYKNLLAKKIGEASVDSLLVHIPKQEQNISKNFSQVFTMDGQVPLVFESNRDFDWSAFKALMAKDKLYFQDETEDIIALSYIAEQAGWTWLETYRQAKITAIGHTISTKRLQQSRQSLPKEKNDLTGQERAIVREAKSKSSLVFLSILKDQRKATITMAERKCLTDLVNIGLLDEVINILVLYTFNKIDSANLNEKYAMKLGNDFSYKGIGSAEAAVLYLRELKTGQAVTKPSQPKKSNVPDWSKEEVQQEHTQEGQAKLAALYRELEEMENKGGS; encoded by the coding sequence ATGAAGCCAAATGATTTATTTACCTATATAAAAACAAATGCCTTCATTCCAGATGTTGTCAGTTTGAGTCAATGTTACCAACCCATCATTGGGTTTGATGCTTTAGCGCTTTATTATTACTTTTATAGTTTTTCCGACCAGGGGCAAGGACGTTTTAAATGGACTTCGATTCTCAACCATATGGATTTTGGTATGAATCGATTGGAAAAGGCCTTAGATGTCTTGACAGCTATGGAACTTTTGCAACTCTATCGTGCGGATGAGTTGACTGGAATAGCTGTAAAAGCTCCTTTAACTGTAAAAAACTTTTTAGCCAAGCCCTTGTATAAGAATTTGTTGGCTAAAAAGATTGGTGAAGCTAGTGTGGATAGCTTACTTGTCCATATTCCAAAACAGGAACAAAATATTTCCAAAAATTTTTCACAAGTGTTTACAATGGATGGACAGGTTCCTCTTGTTTTTGAATCCAATCGGGATTTTGATTGGTCAGCATTTAAAGCTCTGATGGCTAAAGATAAACTGTATTTTCAAGATGAAACTGAGGATATTATCGCACTAAGTTACATAGCAGAGCAGGCAGGTTGGACCTGGTTGGAAACCTATCGTCAGGCTAAAATAACAGCTATTGGACATACAATCTCAACTAAACGATTGCAGCAGTCACGTCAGTCATTGCCAAAAGAAAAAAACGACCTCACTGGCCAGGAAAGAGCTATTGTTCGGGAGGCGAAATCGAAATCCAGTCTTGTATTTCTATCTATTTTAAAGGATCAGCGTAAGGCAACTATAACCATGGCTGAGCGGAAATGCTTAACGGATTTGGTAAACATAGGGTTGCTTGATGAGGTGATTAATATCTTGGTTCTCTATACTTTCAATAAGATTGACTCTGCCAATCTCAATGAAAAGTATGCAATGAAGCTTGGAAATGATTTTTCTTACAAGGGAATTGGCAGTGCAGAGGCAGCTGTTCTTTACCTAAGAGAGTTGAAGACAGGTCAAGCTGTCACCAAGCCGAGCCAGCCAAAGAAAAGCAATGTGCCTGACTGGAGTAAGGAAGAGGTTCAACAAGAACATACACAAGAAGGACAAGCCAAGTTGGCTGCTCTTTATCGTGAGTTAGAAGAAATGGAAAATAAAGGAGGTAGCTGA